The nucleotide window GCAAAACCTTTCCAGGTAATCGTGTTGATCCCATTCTGGCCTGTACAATGGCTATAATACTCATTATCTGCTTACCTTCCAGTTTATAGGTAAAATCATATTCTCATCGTCTTCTCTTAATGAATAAAGCTTCAGGACTACATTTTTAACATCGGCCTGATAAACAGATGATAACATAATTTCTTTAATGTTTTGCAGACTATCAACTCCAACAACGACCTTATCCACGAAGTTATTAAGAATTGCAAAGTTAAGGCACAGCGCAGCAACTGGAATATTAAGTTGTGCAGCCAGTGAATGAAGATCTGAGATTTTGCATTTTATTTTTGCAAAATAATCATCCAATTCGGATGGTTTTTTAAAAACCAACCCCTGAAGGAACACAGACCTGACAAATATTTCCACCCCCATCTTTTTGAGCACCGGGAAATACTCCTCAAACCGCCTGTCAAAAATGTTGTATGGCACCTGAATGATATCAACATTAATCTTCTTCTCGATAATGTAATCAAGTTCAGAGGGATAATATAATGAGAGTCCTATCTTTTCGATTTTGCCCTCAGATTTCAGTTCCTCTAATATACTCCATATTTCAGGATTATCCATGCAATGCTGGAAGCTGTGACACATGTATCCGTATAGCCCGTCAATACCAAGCCTTTCCAATGAAGATTCAAATACGTTTATTACATCATTAGAATCACATTCTGGCAATTTAGATATGATCTTAAATACATTTCCATGTTTTTTAATGAAATTCCCGATTACCAGTTCACTATCCCCATATGCATAAGCTGTATCAAGAACGTCAATTCCAGATCGTATGGATTCATAAAGGATCTCAAATGCCTCTTTTTCAGGGATCTGTCCTTTTTTATTGCTGATGCCATAATCCAATCCGAACTGTACAGTTCCCAGTGCGATCTTATTTTTATCCATTTATATATCCTTTAATCGTTTCAACCACATATTCCAGTTGTTCCAATTCCATCTTTGGAAACAGTGGCAATGTGATTATCTGCTTAAATACGTCTTCAGTCACAGGGAACACTAAGGGATCAAAACCAAAATTCTTCACATAATAACTGTGCCTGTACACAGGAATATAATGCAGGTTCACGCCAATATTGGCACTGCGCATGTACTTGAAGAACTCATCCCTGTTAATCGATTCATCCACCAATATTGTATACAGATGCCAGGCATGCCTGACATTATCCTTTGTAACAGGCAGTGTAACAGCATCAATATCTCCAAGAAGCCTATTATACCTTAATGCCAGTTCATTGCGCTTATCAATGAACATATCCAGTTTCTTCAACTGCGATATTCCCAGAGCCGCCTGAAAATCAGTGATCCTGTAATTCCTGCCAAGATACTTCATATCATATGCCCACGATGAATCCGGACCGTACCTGTCCTGCGCATCCTTGTCTATACCATGACTTCTAAGAAGCGACATGCGTTTATATAATCCTTCTTCCTCCGTCGTAACGGCTCCACCTTCCCCGGTTGTGATATTCTTCACAGGATGGAAACTGAATATCGTAAGGTCTGCAAAATTCCCCACCTTTTTGCCATTGTATTCAGCCCCTATTGCATGACATGCATCCTCAATCAGGTACAGGTCGAATTCATCTGCAATGTCCCGGATTGCTTTGATATCACACGGCTGCCCCGCATAATCCACATAGATAATTGCTTTCGTATTCTTTGTGATCTTTCGCCTGATATCTTCCGGGTCAATATTGAACGTATCACTACAGATATCTGCAAACACGGGTTTCAGACCATTATAGAGGATGG belongs to Methanosarcinales archaeon and includes:
- a CDS encoding aldo/keto reductase, translated to MDKNKIALGTVQFGLDYGISNKKGQIPEKEAFEILYESIRSGIDVLDTAYAYGDSELVIGNFIKKHGNVFKIISKLPECDSNDVINVFESSLERLGIDGLYGYMCHSFQHCMDNPEIWSILEELKSEGKIEKIGLSLYYPSELDYIIEKKINVDIIQVPYNIFDRRFEEYFPVLKKMGVEIFVRSVFLQGLVFKKPSELDDYFAKIKCKISDLHSLAAQLNIPVAALCLNFAILNNFVDKVVVGVDSLQNIKEIMLSSVYQADVKNVVLKLYSLREDDENMILPINWKVSR
- the pseC gene encoding UDP-4-amino-4,6-dideoxy-N-acetyl-beta-L-altrosamine transaminase, translated to MDFIPYGTQWIDDDDINEVVTVLKSDWITTGPKIKEFEDALCSYLGCSYCVAVNSGTSALDIAVRSLNLPEGSEVITTPFTFVATSNAILYNGLKPVFADICSDTFNIDPEDIRRKITKNTKAIIYVDYAGQPCDIKAIRDIADEFDLYLIEDACHAIGAEYNGKKVGNFADLTIFSFHPVKNITTGEGGAVTTEEEGLYKRMSLLRSHGIDKDAQDRYGPDSSWAYDMKYLGRNYRITDFQAALGISQLKKLDMFIDKRNELALRYNRLLGDIDAVTLPVTKDNVRHAWHLYTILVDESINRDEFFKYMRSANIGVNLHYIPVYRHSYYVKNFGFDPLVFPVTEDVFKQIITLPLFPKMELEQLEYVVETIKGYING